The following proteins are co-located in the Maridesulfovibrio sp. genome:
- a CDS encoding farnesyl diphosphate synthase, whose product MTVKEKLAVHAADVEKYLGECLKGMEIPENLLESMEYSLLAGGKRLRPVLVLVWAQMLGAKKEAVMPFAASLEMIHTYSLIHDDLPAMDDDDLRRGKPSNHKKFDEATAILAGDGLLTEAFGFMAKADAPAEYVVEAISLMAKSAGSPGMVGGQVVDMSYTGREGVTLDELKVMHSMKTGALILSACKSGAILAKGAGASEDDVRRAEEYGRLIGVAFQIVDDVLDVVGDEATLGKPVGSDIEQGKSTYPSLIGLDESKELARKYVDEAVELLSPYSGEEAEFLAELARYIVDRVY is encoded by the coding sequence ATGACAGTTAAAGAAAAACTCGCAGTGCATGCTGCGGATGTTGAAAAATATCTTGGTGAATGTCTTAAGGGTATGGAGATTCCTGAAAATCTTCTCGAATCCATGGAATACAGCCTGCTGGCCGGAGGCAAGCGGTTGCGCCCGGTGCTCGTTCTGGTCTGGGCTCAAATGCTCGGTGCCAAGAAAGAGGCGGTCATGCCTTTTGCCGCCAGCCTTGAGATGATTCATACCTATTCGCTTATCCATGATGACCTTCCGGCAATGGATGACGATGATCTGCGTCGCGGCAAGCCTTCAAACCACAAGAAGTTTGACGAAGCCACAGCGATTCTCGCCGGTGACGGCCTGCTTACCGAAGCTTTCGGTTTTATGGCTAAAGCTGATGCTCCTGCTGAATATGTTGTCGAAGCCATTTCATTGATGGCGAAATCAGCAGGCAGCCCGGGCATGGTCGGCGGTCAGGTTGTGGACATGAGCTACACCGGTCGCGAAGGCGTGACCCTTGATGAACTCAAAGTCATGCATTCCATGAAAACCGGTGCTCTTATTCTTTCTGCTTGTAAATCAGGCGCAATTCTGGCTAAAGGAGCAGGAGCGTCTGAAGATGATGTCAGACGAGCAGAAGAATACGGAAGGCTTATCGGTGTTGCATTCCAGATCGTGGATGATGTTCTGGATGTTGTCGGCGATGAAGCTACCCTCGGCAAGCCTGTGGGCAGCGACATCGAGCAGGGTAAGTCCACTTACCCCAGCCTGATCGGTCTTGATGAAAGTAAGGAACTGGCCCGCAAGTATGTTGATGAGGCTGTTGAGTTGCTTTCACCGTATTCGGGTGAAGAAGCCGAGTTTCTCGCAGAACTGGCCCGCTATATAGTGGATCGGGTTTACTAG
- a CDS encoding exodeoxyribonuclease VII small subunit, translating to MTKDNKTFEDRLDRLKAIVSALEKGDLPLEEGVALFKEGQTISKECAAQLEKARNEVKIVTGGEVEDFDVDTEEDTADDS from the coding sequence TTGACAAAAGACAATAAAACATTTGAAGACCGTCTTGACCGCTTGAAGGCGATAGTGTCAGCCCTTGAAAAGGGAGACTTACCCCTTGAGGAAGGAGTGGCCCTGTTTAAGGAAGGCCAGACTATTTCCAAGGAATGCGCCGCACAGCTGGAAAAGGCCCGTAACGAAGTAAAAATAGTCACTGGCGGCGAAGTTGAAGACTTTGACGTTGATACAGAAGAGGATACAGCGGATGACAGTTAA
- a CDS encoding M23 family metallopeptidase, which produces MNGYKQFRVALLTLILLLLCASTALASVFLAYPQKVGLGEPFLVRVTSDKPLESVSIKWKGKSVKPEIRNWKGRSVALAMFGTDVLSDKTGRDKLVITTVSEGRERTFGRTVKVNKKKYRIQRLTLPEKMVTPPKEVFDKIAQDRKEVAAAKASMSPERKWYVPFTRPTKGSQSSPYGAQRILNGKPKNPHRGLDFRGAKGNAIKAMADGRVVLVGDHYYAGNSVYIDHGSGVVTMYFHLSRIDVKEGELVERGQLIGGIGSTGRVTGPHLHMSVSVQGKLVDPAYVLYKTTDQLLGIK; this is translated from the coding sequence ATGAATGGATACAAACAATTTCGTGTTGCTCTTCTGACCCTGATTCTGCTTCTGCTCTGTGCCTCCACCGCGTTGGCATCGGTGTTTCTGGCTTACCCTCAAAAGGTCGGCCTTGGTGAGCCGTTTCTGGTCCGGGTAACTTCTGATAAACCGCTGGAGTCTGTTTCCATCAAATGGAAAGGCAAAAGCGTGAAGCCTGAAATCCGTAACTGGAAAGGGCGTTCCGTCGCGCTGGCAATGTTCGGCACTGATGTTCTTTCTGATAAAACCGGTCGGGACAAGCTGGTAATTACAACCGTATCGGAAGGCAGGGAGCGTACTTTCGGGCGCACCGTTAAGGTTAATAAGAAAAAGTATCGCATCCAGCGGCTGACTCTGCCCGAAAAAATGGTCACTCCGCCTAAGGAAGTCTTCGACAAGATCGCACAGGACCGTAAGGAAGTTGCCGCAGCCAAGGCATCAATGAGCCCTGAGCGTAAATGGTATGTTCCTTTTACCCGCCCGACCAAAGGTTCTCAGTCCAGCCCCTATGGCGCCCAGCGTATTTTGAACGGGAAGCCTAAGAATCCGCATCGAGGACTTGATTTCCGCGGAGCCAAAGGGAATGCTATTAAAGCTATGGCTGACGGCAGGGTTGTGCTGGTTGGCGACCATTACTACGCTGGAAATTCAGTCTATATTGATCACGGCAGCGGAGTGGTCACTATGTATTTCCATCTTTCACGGATAGATGTTAAGGAAGGCGAATTAGTGGAGCGCGGTCAGCTTATCGGCGGTATCGGTTCCACAGGAAGGGTTACCGGACCGCACCTGCATATGAGTGTATCTGTGCAAGGAAAACTGGTTGATCCGGCCTATGTCCTCTATAAAACAACCGACCAATTGCTCGGAATAAAATAA
- the xseA gene encoding exodeoxyribonuclease VII large subunit — protein MKIFSVTDITRAVKDVLETEFPFIWVRGQVTNLARPASGHIYFTLTDGDAGLSVVWFKGNQRAGGTDGEESINPLTGEIESGGPLELEDGMEILCAGHMNVYPPRGVYQLVAELVQEQGVGDLKLAFEAMKRKLAEKGYFDEDRKMEIPRSAKRVAVVTAPTGAAVRDFLKIAETRGTGAEIRIYPTLVQGDLAPGQIAQALDAVYDDGWAEVVVLIRGGGSLEDLWAFNTEQVADALFRATVPVVCGVGHEVDVSIADYVADKRVATPTHAAQELWLRRETLMQTVDELDSSLVRSFDNFLNVRESGLETLQKGLSWLSPAQRIERLLTSFAEEAERLDRASVKFVNAKSDAVAALAHRLAFVFGEERVERMEYDLSALQSRFSRAADIFLKDKLAEYENAATSLRMLDPESPLERGYSLVTVEKSGTFLRSPDEVADGDAIRVRVKSGEVRARVTSE, from the coding sequence ATGAAGATATTTTCTGTAACTGACATAACCCGCGCCGTTAAGGATGTTCTGGAAACAGAATTTCCGTTTATCTGGGTGCGGGGACAGGTTACGAACTTGGCCCGGCCTGCGTCCGGGCATATTTATTTTACGCTCACTGACGGTGATGCGGGCTTATCTGTGGTCTGGTTCAAAGGAAATCAGCGTGCGGGTGGAACAGATGGTGAAGAGTCCATCAATCCGCTGACCGGGGAAATTGAATCCGGTGGCCCGTTGGAACTTGAGGACGGCATGGAAATACTCTGTGCCGGACACATGAATGTCTATCCCCCGCGTGGAGTATATCAGCTTGTAGCTGAATTGGTGCAGGAGCAGGGCGTCGGTGATCTGAAGCTTGCCTTCGAAGCCATGAAACGCAAGCTGGCTGAAAAAGGATATTTTGACGAAGACCGCAAGATGGAAATCCCCCGCTCAGCTAAACGGGTGGCAGTGGTCACTGCTCCCACGGGTGCAGCTGTCCGGGATTTTCTGAAGATTGCCGAAACTCGCGGCACCGGAGCGGAGATCAGGATTTATCCCACACTGGTGCAGGGTGACCTCGCGCCGGGACAAATTGCTCAGGCCCTTGATGCTGTTTATGATGACGGCTGGGCCGAAGTCGTGGTGCTCATCCGCGGCGGCGGTTCGCTGGAAGATCTTTGGGCCTTTAATACCGAGCAGGTTGCGGACGCTCTTTTTCGGGCCACTGTTCCGGTGGTCTGTGGAGTAGGGCATGAAGTGGATGTTTCCATTGCCGACTACGTTGCAGATAAGCGAGTGGCGACTCCCACCCATGCGGCGCAGGAGCTTTGGCTCCGTCGGGAGACCTTGATGCAGACAGTGGACGAATTGGACAGTTCGCTTGTCCGTAGTTTTGATAATTTTCTGAATGTGCGTGAATCAGGACTTGAAACCCTGCAAAAAGGACTGAGCTGGTTATCTCCAGCGCAACGCATTGAACGGTTGCTGACCTCCTTTGCTGAGGAAGCGGAACGGTTGGACCGTGCTTCCGTGAAATTTGTGAACGCAAAATCTGACGCGGTCGCAGCTTTGGCTCACCGTTTGGCTTTTGTCTTTGGTGAAGAGCGGGTTGAACGCATGGAGTATGATTTATCAGCTTTGCAAAGCAGATTTTCCCGCGCCGCAGATATATTTCTGAAAGATAAGCTGGCTGAATATGAAAATGCAGCCACCTCATTGCGGATGCTGGACCCGGAAAGTCCGCTGGAACGGGGTTATTCCCTAGTGACAGTGGAAAAGAGCGGAACATTTTTGCGCAGCCCGGATGAGGTTGCAGACGGCGACGCTATCCGGGTACGGGTAAAATCAGGTGAAGTCAGGGCAAGGGTTACATCTGAATAA
- a CDS encoding proline--tRNA ligase codes for MRLSRYYIPTLKEDPSEAEVVSHKLLMRAGMIRKLTSGIYNYLPLGLKSVNKVAAIVREEMNRAGALEVLMPMVQPGDLWQETGRWDYYGKELLRVKDRHGRDYCLGPTHEEVITDLVRGEVKSYKQLPLNLYQIQTKFRDEIRPRFGLMRGREFIMKDAYSFDKDEAGAEESYRGMFEAYKKAFSRIGLNFRPVQADSGAIGGDFSHEFHVLADTGEDTIAVCKDEKCGYAANLEKAKVAAPAGESMLNTECPAIEEVATPGKHTVEEVCEFLGVEQDKLVKTLLFTVDGEPVAALVRGDRELNDVKLRNLVGGNEIEMASEEQVKEWTGAPVGFAGPVGLKIERIFADHELLAATDWIAGANKGDTHIKHLSLGRDCKIEQFADLRVITEADCCPECGAAIEFTKGIEVGHVFKLGSKYSKSMEATFLDENGKTQPMVMGCYGIGVSRIVASAIEQNNDENGAIFPPTIAPFELCVISLGGKDEAVNEKAEELYNELMQMGIDAAYDDRSERPGVKFADADLIGYPMQLVIGGKGLKNGIVEAKNRKTGEKIELPLEGFTEAFKAWRAEIWQSWGLEAK; via the coding sequence ATGCGTTTAAGCCGTTACTATATTCCTACATTGAAAGAAGACCCTTCCGAAGCGGAAGTGGTTTCCCATAAACTGCTCATGCGTGCGGGTATGATCCGCAAGCTGACCAGCGGTATTTACAACTACCTGCCGCTGGGACTTAAGTCCGTGAACAAGGTTGCCGCCATCGTGCGTGAGGAAATGAACCGTGCGGGCGCACTGGAAGTGCTTATGCCCATGGTCCAGCCCGGTGACCTCTGGCAGGAAACCGGACGCTGGGATTACTACGGCAAGGAACTGCTGCGCGTGAAAGACCGTCACGGCCGTGATTACTGCCTCGGACCCACCCACGAAGAAGTAATTACCGACCTTGTGCGTGGCGAAGTAAAATCCTACAAGCAGCTTCCTCTCAATCTGTATCAGATTCAGACCAAATTCCGTGATGAAATCCGTCCCCGTTTCGGCCTGATGCGCGGGCGTGAATTCATCATGAAAGATGCATACTCCTTTGATAAGGATGAAGCCGGTGCAGAAGAATCCTATCGCGGAATGTTCGAGGCTTACAAGAAAGCTTTCTCCCGCATCGGGCTGAACTTCCGTCCCGTTCAGGCGGATTCCGGCGCTATCGGCGGTGACTTTTCTCACGAATTCCACGTGCTGGCCGATACCGGGGAAGATACCATCGCAGTCTGCAAGGACGAGAAATGCGGCTACGCTGCAAACCTTGAAAAAGCAAAGGTTGCGGCTCCTGCTGGCGAAAGCATGCTTAATACTGAATGCCCCGCAATCGAAGAAGTCGCCACTCCCGGCAAACACACCGTGGAAGAAGTTTGCGAATTCCTCGGCGTAGAGCAGGATAAGCTGGTTAAGACCCTGCTTTTCACTGTTGACGGTGAGCCTGTTGCTGCTCTTGTACGCGGTGACCGTGAACTCAATGACGTTAAGCTGCGCAACCTTGTTGGCGGTAACGAAATTGAAATGGCAAGCGAGGAACAGGTCAAGGAATGGACCGGAGCACCTGTCGGTTTTGCCGGTCCCGTTGGTCTTAAAATCGAGCGTATTTTCGCTGACCATGAATTGCTGGCCGCCACCGACTGGATTGCCGGTGCTAACAAGGGTGATACCCATATCAAACATCTTTCCCTTGGCCGTGACTGCAAGATTGAGCAGTTCGCTGACCTGCGCGTGATCACCGAAGCTGATTGCTGCCCTGAGTGCGGCGCGGCTATCGAGTTCACCAAGGGTATTGAAGTCGGTCATGTTTTCAAACTCGGTTCCAAGTACTCCAAGTCCATGGAAGCTACTTTCCTTGATGAAAACGGCAAGACCCAGCCTATGGTCATGGGTTGTTACGGTATCGGCGTTTCCCGTATTGTTGCTTCCGCTATTGAGCAGAACAATGATGAAAACGGTGCCATCTTCCCTCCGACCATCGCGCCTTTCGAACTCTGCGTGATCTCACTCGGAGGTAAGGATGAAGCTGTGAACGAGAAAGCTGAAGAGCTTTATAATGAACTCATGCAAATGGGTATCGACGCAGCTTACGATGACCGCAGTGAGCGTCCGGGTGTAAAATTTGCTGACGCTGACCTGATCGGTTATCCCATGCAGCTGGTTATCGGCGGTAAGGGTCTCAAGAACGGTATTGTTGAAGCCAAGAACCGTAAGACCGGTGAAAAGATTGAACTGCCCCTTGAAGGTTTTACTGAAGCTTTCAAAGCATGGCGCGCCGAAATCTGGCAGTCATGGGGACTTGAAGCTAAATAA
- the ispG gene encoding flavodoxin-dependent (E)-4-hydroxy-3-methylbut-2-enyl-diphosphate synthase, producing MINRKKTRELFIGNVGIGGDNPIRVQSMCNTDTRDALSTRAQIDALAEAGCEIVRVAVPDEEAAKALPQIRKGSPVPLVADIHFDYRLALAAIDAGIDALRINPGNIGGEDKVDSVVAAAKERNVPIRIGVNGGSLDKALLAKYGGPTPQAMVESALEHVALLEKRNFYNTKISLKSSSVLNTIAAYKLLAEKVDYPQHVGITEAGTLVRGAVKSSVGLGILFWEGLGDTMRVSLTHDPVAEVGVAWEILRSLGLRERGPEIVSCPTCGRTEIDLIGLAQKVEDNLRGVEDVFTVAVMGCVVNGPGEAREADLGIAGGRGLGIIFRKGEVVRKVKGDENLLPEFMKEIELFLKEKRGQ from the coding sequence ATGATCAATAGAAAAAAGACCCGTGAGCTGTTCATCGGGAACGTTGGTATTGGTGGAGACAACCCGATCAGGGTCCAGTCCATGTGCAACACCGACACCCGTGATGCCCTTTCCACTCGGGCGCAGATTGACGCACTGGCTGAAGCCGGATGCGAAATAGTGCGTGTTGCCGTGCCGGACGAAGAAGCTGCCAAGGCCCTGCCGCAGATCCGCAAGGGTTCTCCGGTTCCGCTGGTGGCGGACATCCATTTCGATTACCGTCTGGCGCTTGCCGCTATTGATGCCGGAATCGATGCCCTGCGCATTAACCCCGGTAACATCGGAGGCGAGGATAAGGTTGATTCCGTGGTCGCTGCTGCCAAGGAACGCAACGTCCCCATCCGTATCGGCGTTAACGGCGGTTCGCTGGACAAAGCACTGCTTGCCAAGTATGGCGGTCCGACTCCTCAGGCAATGGTCGAAAGTGCGCTGGAGCACGTGGCTCTGCTGGAAAAGAGAAATTTCTACAATACCAAGATTTCCCTGAAATCTTCATCAGTGCTGAACACTATCGCCGCTTACAAGCTGCTGGCTGAAAAGGTGGATTACCCGCAACACGTGGGTATTACCGAGGCCGGAACTCTGGTGCGCGGTGCAGTCAAATCTTCCGTAGGGCTGGGTATCCTGTTCTGGGAAGGCCTTGGCGATACTATGCGCGTTTCACTGACCCATGATCCGGTAGCGGAAGTTGGCGTTGCGTGGGAAATCCTGCGTTCGCTGGGATTGCGTGAACGCGGGCCTGAGATTGTTTCCTGCCCCACCTGCGGGCGTACCGAGATTGATCTTATCGGTCTGGCCCAGAAGGTGGAAGACAACCTGCGCGGTGTTGAGGATGTTTTCACCGTGGCGGTCATGGGTTGCGTGGTCAACGGTCCCGGTGAGGCCCGTGAGGCCGACCTCGGTATTGCCGGGGGCCGCGGACTGGGGATTATCTTCCGCAAGGGTGAGGTCGTCCGCAAGGTCAAGGGCGATGAGAACCTGCTGCCTGAATTTATGAAAGAAATAGAATTATTCCTGAAAGAAAAGAGAGGACAATAA
- a CDS encoding uracil-DNA glycosylase: MRVNFCLSSYDVHESWRGFFTLPQMMELDKISSSIGKDFTPNADKVLRFCETDLSNMKVVILGQDPYPQMGVATGRAFEVGDIKTWGELKRNASLVNILKLLHKNFLQADDVEGIANIRKDIESGTFPVLPPKKLFSHLEEEGVLFMNTALTCQLENPGSHTDIWSYFSSALLQYIQQKNASAKWLLWGKDAQDIAAFVPESQKLTSYHPRLFNKTPGSFLGENHFAHCPEINWVK; the protein is encoded by the coding sequence ATGAGAGTTAATTTTTGTTTGTCCAGTTATGATGTTCATGAATCCTGGCGTGGATTTTTTACCCTTCCGCAGATGATGGAACTTGATAAAATCAGTTCTTCCATTGGTAAGGATTTTACACCCAATGCTGATAAAGTTCTGCGTTTCTGTGAGACCGATCTTTCTAATATGAAGGTAGTTATTCTTGGACAGGACCCTTACCCCCAGATGGGTGTTGCAACAGGCAGGGCCTTTGAGGTTGGTGATATCAAGACTTGGGGTGAGCTGAAGCGCAATGCTTCATTGGTCAATATCCTCAAGCTCTTGCATAAGAACTTTCTTCAGGCTGATGATGTTGAAGGTATCGCTAATATCAGGAAAGATATTGAATCCGGTACGTTTCCGGTACTGCCTCCGAAAAAGCTTTTCAGCCACCTTGAAGAAGAGGGTGTGCTTTTCATGAACACCGCTTTGACCTGCCAGCTTGAGAATCCCGGCAGCCATACTGATATCTGGAGCTATTTCTCCTCTGCACTTCTGCAGTATATCCAGCAGAAAAATGCATCAGCAAAATGGCTCCTCTGGGGCAAGGATGCACAGGATATTGCGGCCTTCGTACCAGAATCCCAAAAATTGACCAGCTATCATCCGCGTTTGTTCAATAAAACACCCGGCTCCTTCCTCGGTGAAAACCATTTCGCCCATTGTCCCGAAATTAATTGGGTAAAATAA
- a CDS encoding phosphoadenosine phosphosulfate reductase family protein — MTGINATSPLDEKVAHSAGLMSGMLEMYPPERIAVAWTGGKDSTVVLALWREVLKNKGKEASLVLVPQALSIDTGIKFSEVMAFRDRIALQWGVDVKIIRPEVDLSSYPVAENPVKCCADLKIKPLQKAIDEFEIDLLITGIRRDEHPSRAGRRYMEVRDDPDHTLLNPILEWTEMDIWSFITMHQIPHCELYGQGYRSLGCQPCTAKGGMTEREGRSAEKERNLEQLTSMGYF; from the coding sequence TTGACTGGAATAAATGCAACCTCACCGCTTGATGAGAAAGTTGCTCACAGTGCCGGCTTGATGTCCGGTATGCTGGAAATGTATCCTCCGGAACGGATTGCCGTGGCTTGGACCGGGGGCAAGGATTCCACTGTGGTGCTGGCCCTTTGGCGAGAGGTTCTTAAGAATAAAGGAAAGGAAGCTTCTCTGGTACTGGTTCCTCAGGCTTTGTCCATTGATACCGGGATAAAGTTTTCAGAAGTGATGGCTTTCCGGGATCGCATTGCTTTGCAATGGGGCGTGGATGTTAAAATCATCAGGCCTGAAGTGGACCTCTCCAGCTATCCCGTTGCAGAAAATCCGGTGAAGTGCTGCGCTGATCTGAAGATTAAGCCTTTGCAAAAGGCCATAGATGAATTTGAAATTGACCTGCTTATCACCGGAATTCGTCGCGACGAGCATCCCAGCAGGGCTGGGCGAAGATATATGGAAGTGCGTGATGATCCTGACCACACTCTGCTCAATCCGATACTCGAATGGACAGAGATGGATATCTGGTCTTTTATTACCATGCATCAGATTCCGCACTGTGAACTATATGGTCAAGGCTACCGTTCACTCGGCTGTCAGCCTTGCACTGCAAAAGGCGGAATGACTGAACGCGAAGGGCGCAGTGCAGAAAAAGAGCGCAATCTGGAACAGCTTACTTCCATGGGATATTTTTAA
- a CDS encoding ATP-dependent zinc protease — protein MYCPENIQGKTVIGWREWGAFPQLNIPAIKFKTDTGAKTSCLHSFQQDFFERDGNKWIRFGIHPIQKRTDIEIFCEAPVIDFRTVTNSGGVSEERPVIVSQLVMGDMSWNIELTLTNRDSMKFRMLLGRTAMEDRLLVDPDASYLLGRKHAAEFYK, from the coding sequence ATGTACTGTCCTGAAAACATACAGGGGAAAACGGTCATCGGCTGGAGGGAATGGGGAGCTTTCCCGCAATTGAATATTCCGGCTATCAAATTTAAAACTGATACCGGGGCGAAGACTTCCTGCCTTCATTCTTTTCAGCAGGACTTTTTTGAACGTGACGGAAATAAATGGATCAGATTTGGTATCCATCCGATTCAGAAGCGTACCGACATTGAAATTTTTTGTGAGGCCCCGGTTATTGACTTCCGTACAGTCACCAACTCCGGGGGCGTAAGTGAAGAGCGCCCAGTAATCGTTTCACAGCTCGTTATGGGTGATATGAGCTGGAACATTGAACTGACACTTACGAATCGAGATTCCATGAAATTTCGGATGCTTTTGGGCAGAACAGCAATGGAAGACCGACTTCTTGTCGATCCTGACGCATCATATCTGCTGGGCAGAAAGCACGCTGCTGAATTTTACAAATAA
- the rimK gene encoding 30S ribosomal protein S6--L-glutamate ligase, whose amino-acid sequence MKIGILSRKRELYSTNSLVEACKARGHEVRVINPLRCYMNITSHNPSILYKGEKLEGFDAIIPRIGASITFYGCAVVRQFEMMGVYCVNESVAITRSRDKLRSLQLLARKGIGLPVTAFAHSTQYTEDLIDIVGGAPLVIKLLEGTQGKGVVLAETRNTAASIIEAFKGLEANILVQEFISEASGSDIRCLVVGGKVIASMKRQGREGDFRSNLHQGGSASQVRITPEERSTAVRSAKIMGLGFCGVDILRSNHGPVVMEVNSSPGLEGIENTTGIDVAGKLIDYIEKNAQPGKTKTKGKG is encoded by the coding sequence ATGAAAATCGGCATCCTTTCCCGCAAACGGGAACTATACTCTACTAATTCACTTGTGGAAGCCTGTAAGGCACGTGGACATGAAGTGCGGGTCATCAACCCCCTGCGCTGCTACATGAACATCACTTCTCACAACCCCAGTATCCTTTACAAAGGGGAAAAACTTGAGGGATTTGATGCTATCATCCCGCGTATCGGCGCATCCATCACTTTTTACGGTTGTGCGGTAGTACGCCAATTTGAAATGATGGGTGTTTACTGCGTCAATGAATCCGTAGCCATCACCCGCTCCAGAGACAAGCTTCGCAGCCTGCAGCTGCTGGCCCGTAAAGGTATCGGACTTCCCGTGACAGCCTTTGCCCACTCAACTCAGTATACTGAAGACCTGATTGATATTGTGGGCGGCGCCCCGCTGGTTATCAAACTGCTGGAAGGAACACAGGGCAAGGGAGTTGTGCTTGCGGAAACCAGAAACACCGCAGCCAGTATCATTGAGGCCTTCAAAGGCCTTGAAGCGAACATACTTGTACAGGAATTTATATCTGAAGCATCCGGTTCGGACATCCGCTGCCTTGTAGTCGGAGGCAAGGTTATCGCTTCCATGAAAAGACAGGGCCGCGAAGGAGATTTCCGTTCCAACCTTCATCAGGGCGGATCTGCCAGTCAGGTAAGAATCACACCTGAAGAGCGCTCCACCGCAGTTCGCAGTGCCAAGATCATGGGGCTGGGTTTCTGCGGGGTTGATATCCTGCGTTCAAACCACGGTCCGGTAGTCATGGAAGTAAACTCCTCCCCCGGACTTGAAGGTATTGAAAACACAACAGGAATCGATGTTGCCGGTAAGCTTATCGACTACATCGAAAAAAATGCGCAGCCCGGAAAAACCAAGACCAAAGGTAAAGGCTAG